The proteins below come from a single Cupriavidus pauculus genomic window:
- a CDS encoding xanthine dehydrogenase family protein molybdopterin-binding subunit, whose amino-acid sequence MLNRRSFVLGSTGAVALAIGWVVWSPDRRLTGKATPARPARGDVPLNGWVMIDADDNVTVVMCKAEMGQGIHTGAAMILADELGADWSRVRVIQAPIDSLYINREILPASLPFRPDDNGVVARTLRRTVRRVAPLAGSMATGGSTSIADLWTPMREAGASARAMLCAAAARRWDVPVGQCDTKDGKVFDTSGRSLTFGELALAAKDETPPRDPVLRTEGRFTLIGKPVNRLAREAQSKLNGCARFGIDVQFDDMLYASVMMNPSLGGTLKRFDRSAVTHTEGVQGFYPIDGYNGGTAGIAVIAANPFIAMRALSELPVEWHPGPAAELDTAAIRDTLLKSLDDDDDNVHSFYKTGYPDAALKQLKTVAEMTYEVPYLAHGALEPVNCTVQVERDVAHVWVSTQVPMDARRAVADVLRLRERDVHIHEQLLGGSFGRRLEVDFIAQAAVIARHATPRPVQTIWSRAQDTTHDFYRPACVARFTGGLNARGELVAWRSASASQSIAAQVLPRAFGQPEWFARLMPDASMAEGAFDQPYECSNISVRHHRVDLPFPVGYWRSVGHSHQAFFVESFIDEMATAAGKDPIAFRLGMLTQRAHARHAAVLRAVATLAGWRAPHRWREGADAGSNAGGNAGGKDYARGVALHESFGSVVAQVAEIRRERRGQQEGFTVTRVFCAVDCGRAINPSLVAQQMESGIVFGLSAALGQAITVRDGVVQQRYYTDYPMVCMATCPEIIVKVLASDAPPEGVGESGTPPIAPAVANALFALTGRRHRALPLLAPPKPAEGEDKWSTWCRSISTDNPPSSTPKPPLPCFGPFGATST is encoded by the coding sequence ATGCTGAATCGCAGATCGTTCGTTCTGGGCAGCACGGGAGCGGTGGCGCTCGCCATCGGCTGGGTGGTCTGGTCTCCGGACCGCCGGCTGACCGGCAAGGCCACGCCCGCCAGACCCGCGCGTGGCGACGTGCCGCTCAACGGCTGGGTCATGATCGACGCCGACGACAACGTCACCGTGGTCATGTGCAAGGCCGAGATGGGCCAGGGCATCCATACCGGTGCCGCCATGATCCTGGCCGACGAGCTCGGCGCCGACTGGTCCCGCGTCCGCGTGATACAGGCCCCCATCGATTCGCTGTACATCAATCGCGAGATCCTTCCCGCCAGCCTGCCGTTCCGGCCCGACGATAACGGCGTAGTGGCCCGCACACTCAGACGCACGGTGCGCCGCGTGGCGCCGCTGGCGGGATCGATGGCGACGGGCGGCTCGACCAGCATCGCCGACCTGTGGACGCCGATGCGCGAAGCGGGCGCGTCCGCACGCGCGATGCTGTGCGCGGCGGCGGCCAGACGCTGGGACGTTCCCGTCGGCCAATGCGATACGAAGGATGGCAAGGTCTTCGACACCTCGGGCCGCTCGCTGACCTTCGGCGAACTGGCACTGGCCGCGAAGGACGAAACGCCGCCGCGCGATCCGGTATTGAGGACCGAGGGCCGATTCACGCTGATCGGCAAGCCCGTCAATCGGCTCGCGCGCGAAGCGCAATCCAAGCTGAACGGCTGCGCGCGGTTCGGCATCGACGTGCAGTTCGACGACATGCTGTACGCGAGCGTGATGATGAACCCCTCGCTCGGCGGCACGCTGAAGCGATTCGACAGGTCGGCCGTCACCCATACCGAAGGCGTGCAGGGTTTCTATCCCATCGACGGCTACAACGGCGGCACCGCCGGCATCGCCGTGATTGCCGCCAATCCATTCATTGCCATGCGCGCGCTGAGCGAGCTGCCGGTCGAATGGCATCCGGGCCCCGCCGCGGAACTCGATACCGCGGCCATTCGCGATACGTTGCTGAAGTCGCTCGATGACGATGACGACAACGTCCATAGCTTTTACAAGACGGGCTATCCCGACGCGGCGCTGAAGCAGCTGAAGACCGTCGCGGAGATGACATACGAGGTACCCTACCTCGCCCACGGCGCGCTGGAGCCCGTGAACTGCACGGTGCAGGTCGAGCGCGATGTCGCACACGTGTGGGTCTCCACGCAGGTGCCCATGGATGCCCGACGCGCGGTCGCCGATGTGCTCCGCCTGCGCGAGCGCGATGTGCATATCCACGAGCAGCTGCTCGGCGGTTCGTTCGGCCGGCGGCTCGAAGTCGATTTCATCGCGCAGGCCGCGGTCATCGCGCGGCACGCCACGCCGCGGCCCGTGCAAACGATCTGGTCGCGCGCGCAGGACACCACGCACGATTTCTATCGCCCCGCATGCGTGGCGCGATTCACGGGTGGACTCAATGCCCGCGGCGAACTGGTGGCGTGGCGTAGCGCTTCGGCAAGCCAGTCGATCGCCGCGCAGGTATTGCCGCGCGCGTTTGGCCAGCCCGAGTGGTTCGCGCGGCTGATGCCGGACGCGTCGATGGCGGAAGGGGCGTTCGACCAGCCGTACGAATGCAGCAATATATCCGTCAGGCATCATCGCGTGGACCTGCCCTTCCCCGTGGGTTACTGGCGTTCGGTCGGGCATTCCCACCAGGCCTTCTTCGTCGAGAGTTTTATCGACGAGATGGCGACGGCGGCCGGCAAGGATCCAATCGCGTTTCGGCTCGGCATGCTGACACAGCGCGCGCACGCGCGGCACGCGGCCGTGCTGCGCGCGGTGGCGACGCTGGCCGGCTGGCGCGCGCCGCATCGCTGGCGAGAGGGTGCGGATGCGGGGAGCAACGCGGGGGGCAACGCGGGGGGCAAAGATTACGCCCGCGGCGTGGCGCTGCACGAATCGTTCGGCAGCGTGGTAGCGCAGGTAGCGGAAATCCGGCGGGAACGCCGCGGGCAACAGGAAGGTTTCACCGTAACGCGCGTGTTCTGCGCCGTCGACTGCGGCCGGGCAATCAACCCCAGCCTCGTCGCACAGCAGATGGAGAGCGGCATCGTCTTCGGCCTGTCGGCCGCGTTGGGACAGGCCATTACCGTGCGTGACGGCGTAGTGCAGCAGCGCTACTACACCGACTACCCGATGGTCTGCATGGCGACATGCCCGGAGATCATCGTCAAGGTGCTTGCGAGTGACGCCCCGCCGGAAGGCGTAGGGGAATCGGGCACACCGCCCATCGCACCCGCCGTCGCAAATGCGCTGTTCGCACTCACAGGCAGACGGCATCGCGCGCTGCCGCTGCTGGCGCCGCCGAAACCTGCGGAGGGAGAAGACAAATGGAGCACGTGGTGCAGATCGATCTCAACGGACAACCCACCGAGTTCCACGCCGAAGCCGCCACTCCCCTGCTTTGGGCCCTTCGGTGCGACAAGCACCTGA
- a CDS encoding (2Fe-2S)-binding protein: MVQIDLNGQPTEFHAEAATPLLWALRCDKHLTGTKFGCGVSVCGACTVIVDDEAEYACQLTLGQLRQRGARHITTIEGLSGPVAAALRQAWIDCDVVQCGYCQSAQLMAAAQLLGHARNPSDDAIKEAMSRVLCRCGTYPRILKAIRQAVTQLGRGR; this comes from the coding sequence GTGGTGCAGATCGATCTCAACGGACAACCCACCGAGTTCCACGCCGAAGCCGCCACTCCCCTGCTTTGGGCCCTTCGGTGCGACAAGCACCTGACAGGCACGAAGTTCGGCTGCGGGGTCAGCGTCTGCGGCGCGTGCACGGTGATCGTCGACGACGAGGCCGAGTATGCGTGCCAGTTGACGCTCGGTCAGCTGCGGCAACGCGGCGCCCGGCACATCACGACCATCGAGGGCCTGTCCGGCCCCGTTGCCGCCGCCCTGCGGCAGGCGTGGATCGATTGCGATGTCGTGCAATGCGGTTACTGCCAGAGTGCGCAACTGATGGCGGCCGCGCAGCTGCTCGGGCATGCGCGCAATCCTTCGGACGATGCCATCAAGGAGGCCATGAGCCGCGTGTTGTGCCGTTGCGGCACGTATCCGCGCATTCTCAAGGCGATCAGACAGGCAGTGACCCAGCTGGGCCGCGGCCGCTGA
- a CDS encoding FecR/PupR family sigma factor regulator, whose product MGELHKTGNDPVWDAALGWVMLMRDQQLDATAEQRLLEWLGTSPRHAEQFRQALVVWQVTGKLSPELTAALDPQRPAQGNDAAAR is encoded by the coding sequence GTGGGAGAACTGCACAAGACGGGCAACGATCCCGTTTGGGATGCGGCGCTTGGCTGGGTCATGTTGATGCGTGACCAGCAACTGGACGCCACGGCCGAACAACGGCTGCTGGAATGGCTGGGGACATCGCCCCGCCATGCGGAGCAATTCAGGCAGGCCCTCGTGGTCTGGCAGGTCACGGGGAAGCTGTCGCCCGAACTGACCGCGGCCCTCGATCCGCAACGCCCCGCGCAGGGGAACGATGCCGCGGCGCGCTAG
- a CDS encoding Bug family tripartite tricarboxylate transporter substrate binding protein, which yields MSIARILSRRAALLVPTIAATLSLSILANVSAHAEGVYPQKPITWVVPYTPGGTNDNVARIVTKRLSEKTGQPVVLEYKPGAGGTLGAGFVAAAAPDGYTLLNTSIGNLAIAPQLMPVKFDPFRDLVPVAYIGNSLATVAVNPHVPAQTLPQLIAYARAHPGQLTFSSSGNGTPGHLAGELLKQTANIDIRHVPYKGSAPAVADVVAGHVDIVFDPLSAQFIRQGKLRALAYFGGSRAPDMPNVPSIRESGVKDWEDSLAGAFFITAPRGVPPEVLAKLRQLIGEILDEPDTRAALARVQVDVQRLTPEQTSQRIRQVHDIAARVATSGALAAN from the coding sequence ATGTCCATCGCTCGCATTCTTTCGCGACGCGCGGCGCTGCTCGTCCCTACGATTGCCGCCACGCTGTCGCTGTCCATCCTTGCCAACGTCTCCGCGCATGCGGAGGGTGTGTATCCGCAGAAGCCGATCACCTGGGTCGTGCCCTACACGCCCGGCGGCACCAATGACAATGTGGCGCGCATCGTCACCAAGCGGTTGTCGGAGAAGACCGGGCAGCCGGTCGTGCTCGAGTACAAACCCGGTGCGGGCGGCACGCTCGGCGCGGGCTTCGTCGCGGCGGCCGCGCCCGATGGCTATACGTTGCTGAACACGTCGATTGGCAATCTTGCGATTGCGCCGCAGCTGATGCCCGTGAAGTTCGATCCGTTCCGGGACCTCGTGCCTGTGGCCTATATCGGCAACTCGCTGGCGACGGTCGCGGTGAATCCGCATGTGCCCGCGCAAACGCTGCCGCAGTTGATTGCCTATGCGCGCGCGCATCCGGGGCAACTGACGTTCTCCAGCTCCGGCAATGGCACGCCGGGCCACCTTGCCGGCGAGCTGCTCAAGCAGACGGCCAATATCGATATCCGGCACGTGCCATACAAGGGCAGCGCGCCTGCTGTGGCCGATGTGGTCGCGGGGCACGTGGATATCGTGTTCGATCCGCTGAGCGCGCAGTTTATCCGGCAGGGGAAATTGCGCGCGCTCGCCTATTTTGGCGGCAGCCGCGCACCCGACATGCCCAACGTGCCGTCGATCCGTGAGTCGGGCGTGAAGGATTGGGAAGATTCGCTCGCCGGCGCGTTCTTCATCACCGCGCCGCGCGGCGTGCCGCCCGAGGTGCTCGCGAAATTGCGGCAGCTGATCGGTGAGATTCTCGACGAGCCCGACACGCGGGCCGCGCTCGCACGCGTGCAGGTCGATGTGCAACGCCTGACGCCGGAACAGACGTCGCAACGGATCCGGCAGGTGCATGACATTGCCGCGCGGGTTGCCACCAGCGGTGCGCTGGCGGCGAACTGA
- a CDS encoding LLM class flavin-dependent oxidoreductase: MKLGLFLLAAGHHAAGWRHPDAESGTENIDLVVRMTQAAERATFDMVFFGDRLLTTPDSHPSMITRPDPLAMLAALSMVTTRIGLAATASTTYTEPFNLARTLATVDTLSRGRAAWNIVTTFADGSINFSRSRHPDHDERYEIAEEHVSVVKGLWRSWDKDPYVQDKQAGIYVDVNKMHALHHEGKHFSVAGPLNVTNSPQGHPVLIQAGSSGPGQALAARHAEVVFTAQQDLEAAQAFAQGLKAQVRDAGRDPRHCLIMPGLMPIIGRTEAEAHEKLAQLQSFTDQSNALAILNEQLGMDVSAYALDEPLPPLPTDIVVHSRSALLIKLARARNLTLRQLYHLCASARGHQIVVGTAEQVAQHMIDWVRAGAADGFNIMPAYFPGGLEEFLNEVVPILQTRGEFRREYEADTLRGNLGLPLPR; this comes from the coding sequence ATGAAACTCGGTCTCTTCCTGCTCGCCGCAGGCCATCATGCCGCCGGCTGGCGACACCCCGACGCGGAATCCGGCACCGAAAACATCGACCTCGTCGTCCGCATGACGCAAGCCGCCGAGCGCGCGACGTTCGATATGGTGTTCTTCGGCGATCGCCTGCTGACGACCCCCGACTCGCATCCGTCGATGATCACGCGGCCCGATCCGCTCGCCATGCTCGCCGCGCTGTCGATGGTGACCACGCGGATTGGACTGGCCGCGACGGCCTCCACCACGTACACCGAGCCGTTCAATCTCGCCCGCACGCTCGCCACCGTGGACACGCTGTCGCGCGGGCGCGCCGCGTGGAACATCGTGACGACGTTCGCCGACGGCTCCATCAACTTCAGCCGTTCGCGGCACCCCGATCACGACGAGCGTTACGAGATCGCGGAGGAGCATGTCAGCGTGGTGAAAGGCCTGTGGCGCTCGTGGGACAAGGATCCCTACGTGCAGGACAAGCAGGCCGGCATCTACGTCGACGTGAACAAGATGCATGCGCTCCACCACGAGGGCAAGCATTTCTCGGTAGCAGGGCCGCTCAACGTCACCAACAGCCCGCAGGGACACCCGGTGCTGATCCAGGCCGGCTCGTCCGGTCCGGGGCAGGCGCTCGCGGCGCGCCACGCCGAGGTCGTGTTCACCGCGCAGCAGGACCTCGAGGCCGCGCAGGCCTTCGCGCAGGGACTGAAGGCACAGGTCCGCGATGCCGGCCGCGATCCGCGCCACTGCCTGATCATGCCGGGGCTGATGCCGATTATCGGCCGGACGGAAGCGGAAGCCCACGAGAAACTCGCGCAGCTGCAATCGTTCACTGACCAGTCAAATGCCCTGGCGATCCTCAACGAGCAGCTGGGCATGGATGTGTCGGCGTACGCGCTGGACGAACCGCTGCCGCCGCTCCCCACCGACATCGTCGTGCACAGCCGCAGTGCGCTGCTGATCAAGCTGGCCCGCGCGCGCAACCTCACGCTGCGCCAGCTCTACCACCTGTGCGCGAGCGCGCGTGGCCATCAGATCGTCGTGGGCACCGCGGAACAGGTCGCCCAGCACATGATCGACTGGGTGCGCGCGGGCGCGGCCGACGGCTTCAACATCATGCCGGCGTACTTCCCGGGCGGCCTCGAGGAATTTCTGAACGAGGTCGTCCCCATCCTGCAGACACGCGGCGAATTCCGCCGCGAGTACGAAGCCGACACGCTGCGCGGCAACCTGGGGCTGCCTCTGCCCCGCTGA
- a CDS encoding RNA polymerase factor sigma-70 — protein MNQELYGVFISYRRALIEAAARIVGSRESAEDVVQDTFVKLFDQEKAIVVRYPVSYLFQTVRNLAIDRHRHNEVENRHVGGEEEGLLVTSEAASPENVMLGQQALGSVMQALASLPERTQWAFEMYRFRGVPQKDIAVMLNVSPTLVNFMIRDALTCCRDALFGADNTLDASGATDVSGRGPAGSLPV, from the coding sequence ATGAACCAGGAATTGTATGGGGTGTTCATCAGCTATCGCCGCGCGTTGATCGAGGCTGCGGCACGTATCGTGGGCTCTCGCGAGAGCGCCGAAGACGTGGTGCAGGACACGTTCGTCAAACTGTTCGACCAGGAAAAGGCCATCGTCGTGCGCTATCCGGTCAGCTATCTGTTTCAGACCGTTCGCAATCTTGCGATCGACAGGCATCGTCATAACGAGGTGGAAAACCGCCACGTCGGTGGCGAGGAAGAGGGCCTGCTCGTGACGAGCGAGGCCGCGTCGCCCGAGAACGTCATGCTGGGCCAGCAGGCGCTCGGCTCGGTCATGCAGGCGCTGGCATCGCTCCCGGAACGCACGCAATGGGCATTCGAGATGTATCGCTTTCGCGGGGTGCCGCAGAAGGACATCGCCGTCATGCTCAACGTGTCGCCGACGCTGGTGAACTTCATGATCCGCGACGCGCTGACCTGCTGTCGCGACGCGCTGTTCGGCGCGGACAACACCCTCGACGCCAGCGGCGCCACTGACGTCAGCGGCCGCGGCCCAGCTGGGTCACTGCCTGTCTGA
- a CDS encoding cyclic peptide export ABC transporter, with product MTASPASASSSPPSTAPTAPAAPDAPSASARLSLRHVLFQASGRLLVLGTVASLGGGAAAVGLVATINAALRTPPDALAALGLRFAALAVLVLVCRTVSLMLFVRLNQTVLARLREHVGARLLAAPYRDLERLGGGKGMALLGEDTNQVATLLVAMPFIVMNGTIVVGCLSYLAWLSWQVFLLSLVAVFGGSLCYRASRKRSQRALREAAQWQDVLTGHFSAIFSGAKELKLNRARAAAFLGGPLADAIDRVRAHRTAGLSLLYLSLTIGSTLFFVVIGIILFVLQRPLGADAAVASGYTLVFLYMMAPLEGLLNSLPQMNLARVACQRIEQAAASLDADHAAPMQATVNGAIEPFRELALHGVTHRYHREAEDASFLLGPIDMSLRAGEVVFLVGGNGSGKTTLAKLLVGLYAPEGGHVSVNGRTLSGSVGAAMHREQCTAVFSDFHLFDSLVGLAGEGIDARANRLIARLQLQHKVSVANGMFSTRALSQGQRKRLALVAACLEDRPVIVLDEWAADQDPAFKAIFYREILGELRAQGKAVLVISHDDRYFDAADRMVWIENGRLTDTPPATGADTHANARVA from the coding sequence ATGACCGCTTCCCCTGCTTCCGCCTCGTCGTCTCCGCCCTCCACCGCGCCGACCGCGCCCGCCGCGCCTGACGCCCCATCGGCATCGGCGCGATTGTCGCTCCGGCACGTGCTGTTCCAGGCGTCCGGCCGGCTGCTCGTGCTCGGCACCGTCGCCAGCCTCGGCGGCGGCGCGGCGGCCGTCGGACTGGTCGCGACCATCAACGCGGCATTGCGCACGCCGCCCGACGCGCTGGCCGCGCTGGGCCTGCGCTTCGCCGCGCTCGCGGTGCTCGTGCTGGTTTGCCGCACGGTCTCGCTGATGCTGTTCGTCCGACTGAACCAGACCGTGCTCGCGCGCCTGCGCGAACATGTCGGCGCGCGCCTGCTGGCCGCGCCGTATCGCGATCTGGAACGTCTGGGCGGCGGCAAGGGCATGGCGTTGCTGGGCGAGGACACCAATCAGGTGGCCACGCTGCTTGTTGCCATGCCATTCATCGTGATGAACGGCACCATCGTCGTGGGCTGCCTGAGCTACCTCGCATGGCTGTCGTGGCAGGTGTTCCTGCTGTCGCTGGTGGCCGTGTTCGGCGGGTCGCTGTGTTACCGCGCCAGCCGCAAGCGTTCCCAGCGCGCGCTGCGCGAAGCCGCGCAATGGCAGGATGTGCTGACCGGACATTTCAGCGCGATCTTCAGCGGTGCCAAGGAACTCAAGCTCAATCGCGCACGCGCCGCGGCGTTTCTGGGCGGCCCGCTGGCCGATGCCATCGACCGCGTGCGCGCGCATCGCACGGCGGGCCTGTCGCTGCTATATCTGTCGCTGACCATCGGCAGCACGCTGTTCTTCGTGGTCATCGGTATCATCCTGTTCGTGCTGCAACGCCCGCTGGGCGCCGATGCGGCCGTGGCCAGCGGCTACACGCTGGTGTTCCTCTACATGATGGCGCCGCTGGAAGGGCTGCTCAACAGCCTGCCGCAGATGAACCTGGCGCGCGTGGCGTGCCAGCGCATCGAGCAGGCCGCGGCATCGCTCGATGCCGATCATGCGGCGCCGATGCAGGCCACGGTGAATGGCGCCATCGAACCGTTCCGCGAGCTCGCCCTGCATGGCGTCACCCATCGCTATCACCGCGAAGCGGAGGACGCCTCGTTCCTGCTCGGCCCCATCGACATGTCGCTGCGCGCGGGCGAAGTGGTGTTTCTCGTCGGCGGCAATGGCAGCGGCAAGACCACGCTGGCGAAGCTGCTCGTAGGCCTGTACGCGCCCGAGGGCGGTCATGTCAGCGTGAACGGCCGAACGTTATCGGGCAGCGTCGGCGCCGCCATGCACCGTGAGCAATGCACGGCCGTGTTCTCCGACTTCCATCTGTTCGACAGCCTCGTCGGGCTTGCGGGCGAGGGCATCGACGCGCGCGCCAACCGGCTTATCGCGCGGCTGCAGCTGCAGCACAAGGTGTCGGTCGCCAACGGCATGTTCTCCACGCGGGCGCTCTCGCAGGGCCAGCGCAAGCGGCTCGCGCTCGTGGCGGCCTGCCTCGAGGACCGTCCGGTGATCGTGCTCGACGAATGGGCCGCCGACCAGGACCCCGCCTTCAAGGCCATCTTCTATCGCGAGATCCTTGGCGAACTGCGGGCGCAGGGCAAGGCCGTGCTCGTGATCTCGCACGACGACCGCTACTTCGACGCCGCGGACCGCATGGTCTGGATCGAGAACGGCCGGCTGACCGATACACCGCCCGCCACCGGCGCGGACACGCACGCGAACGCGCGTGTCGCCTGA
- a CDS encoding TonB-dependent siderophore receptor gives MGAKVSCARRTEVGRAVIVLFALAGGAAHAQEAGNAANAANAAGAAGAAPAASVLPQVTVRAPVETPTGPLAGYVAKRSATATKTDTTLLETPQSISVITRDQMEDRGVQNLSDAFAYTAGIIGDNVAEGRYDKPVIRGFAARQYMDGLYVNYYASGYLMPRVETYGLERVEILRGPSSVLYGANAPGGLVNLVSKRPTADPLREINLQYGSYDRKQASFDIGGAVDENKTVMYRLTGLFRKSDTQVDWADDDRIFIAPSLTIRPSADTTFTLLTHYQHDKQGTAINFLPRQGSVTDTVGGRRISTSFFTGEPSFNTFDREEYAIGYEFEHRFNDTFRVRQSARYMHSNLFYTGVYAVGWNNAAQTLLNRGSLSAGGSLDTIGLDTNLEAKFSTGPIRHTAIVGVDYQHGSFDDRQGFGTVGTPPLGLINPFNPVYGATINPIATYTLVDQSQRQLGLYFQDQMKLTERLTFVAGGRQDWANASTNTRRQTAATGATTTPTNAGIDQNDFTYRFGLVYETPVGLAPYASYSTSFQPQAGVSAQGTPFQPTTGKQTEVGVKFQPTGFNSFVTASLYDLRQQNVLTRDPANTLFQIQTGEIRSRGFEIDGTFDFNNGFKALAAYTYMDQEVTKSNNTDLGKTPTNRPRHVASLWVDYTQRTGWAKGLGGGVGVRYIGKSYGDALNTFEVPEVWLMDAALHYTLDQHWRFSITANNLLDKEYVGQCGSATTCYYGYRRNVIGTATYRF, from the coding sequence ATGGGAGCCAAGGTGTCTTGCGCGCGCCGGACGGAAGTCGGGCGCGCGGTCATCGTATTGTTCGCGCTGGCGGGCGGTGCCGCTCACGCGCAGGAAGCGGGCAATGCCGCCAATGCCGCCAATGCCGCCGGTGCGGCCGGGGCCGCGCCCGCCGCGAGCGTGCTGCCACAAGTCACGGTGCGCGCGCCGGTGGAAACGCCGACCGGCCCGCTGGCGGGTTACGTGGCCAAGCGCAGTGCCACGGCGACCAAGACGGACACCACCCTGCTGGAAACGCCGCAGTCCATCAGCGTGATCACGCGCGACCAGATGGAAGACCGTGGCGTGCAGAACCTGTCGGACGCCTTTGCGTACACGGCCGGCATCATCGGCGACAACGTTGCCGAGGGCCGCTACGACAAGCCGGTGATCCGCGGCTTTGCGGCGCGCCAGTATATGGACGGCCTGTACGTCAACTACTACGCCAGCGGCTACCTGATGCCGCGCGTGGAGACCTATGGCCTCGAGCGCGTGGAAATTCTGCGCGGGCCGAGCTCCGTGCTGTACGGCGCCAATGCGCCGGGCGGACTCGTGAACCTGGTCAGCAAGCGCCCGACCGCCGATCCGCTGCGCGAGATCAACCTCCAGTACGGCTCGTACGACCGCAAGCAGGCGAGTTTCGATATCGGCGGGGCGGTGGACGAGAACAAGACCGTCATGTATCGCCTGACCGGCCTGTTCCGCAAGTCCGATACGCAGGTGGACTGGGCCGACGACGATCGCATCTTCATCGCGCCGTCGCTGACCATCCGGCCGAGCGCCGACACCACGTTCACGCTGCTGACCCACTACCAGCACGACAAGCAGGGCACGGCCATCAACTTCCTGCCGCGGCAGGGTTCGGTCACGGATACGGTCGGCGGCCGCCGCATCTCCACGTCGTTCTTCACGGGCGAACCGTCGTTCAATACGTTCGACCGCGAGGAATATGCCATCGGCTACGAGTTCGAGCATCGCTTCAACGACACGTTCCGCGTGCGCCAGAGCGCGCGCTACATGCACTCGAACCTGTTCTACACCGGCGTGTATGCGGTGGGCTGGAACAACGCGGCCCAGACGCTGCTGAATCGCGGCTCGCTGAGCGCGGGCGGTTCGCTCGACACGATCGGCCTGGATACCAACCTCGAGGCCAAGTTCTCCACCGGTCCGATTCGCCATACCGCGATCGTCGGCGTGGACTACCAGCACGGCAGCTTCGACGACCGCCAGGGCTTCGGCACCGTCGGCACGCCGCCGCTGGGGCTGATCAATCCGTTCAATCCCGTCTACGGCGCGACGATCAACCCCATCGCCACCTACACGCTGGTGGACCAGTCGCAGCGCCAGCTCGGCCTCTATTTCCAGGACCAGATGAAGCTGACCGAGCGCCTGACCTTCGTGGCGGGCGGCCGCCAGGACTGGGCCAACGCGAGTACCAACACGCGCCGGCAGACCGCGGCCACGGGCGCGACCACCACGCCGACAAACGCCGGTATCGACCAGAACGACTTCACGTACCGCTTCGGCCTCGTCTATGAGACGCCGGTCGGCCTGGCGCCTTACGCGAGCTATTCCACGTCGTTCCAGCCGCAGGCCGGCGTGAGCGCGCAGGGCACGCCGTTCCAGCCGACCACCGGCAAGCAGACCGAAGTCGGCGTGAAGTTCCAGCCCACCGGCTTCAACAGCTTTGTCACCGCGTCGCTATACGACCTGCGCCAGCAGAACGTGCTGACGCGCGATCCGGCCAACACGCTGTTCCAGATCCAGACGGGCGAGATCCGTTCGCGCGGCTTCGAAATCGACGGTACGTTCGATTTCAACAATGGCTTCAAGGCACTGGCCGCGTACACGTACATGGATCAGGAAGTCACCAAGAGCAACAACACGGACCTCGGCAAGACGCCGACCAACCGTCCGCGCCATGTCGCCTCCCTGTGGGTGGACTACACCCAGCGCACGGGCTGGGCCAAGGGCCTGGGCGGCGGCGTCGGCGTGCGCTATATCGGCAAGAGCTACGGCGACGCGCTCAATACGTTCGAGGTGCCCGAGGTCTGGCTGATGGACGCCGCGCTCCATTACACGCTGGACCAGCACTGGCGCTTCTCGATCACCGCGAACAACCTGCTCGACAAGGAATATGTCGGCCAGTGCGGGAGCGCGACCACCTGCTACTACGGTTATCGCCGCAACGTGATCGGCACGGCGACCTATCGTTTCTGA